Genomic segment of Callithrix jacchus isolate 240 chromosome 9, calJac240_pri, whole genome shotgun sequence:
ggggagggggagtgAGCATCCTTGCTTGGTACCTATCACTTCTCCAGCCCCCAAGGTAGATGCCACCTGGAAATCCCCCAATGACCACTAGGGGGCAGTAGGCCACCATTCTTTATACTCTGGGGAATCTGTCTGGACAGCTCCTTCCTGTCCACCCTTCCCTCCAACTGTGATCTCTGCCCTGCAGATAATGTGAAGGACTGGAGCAAGGTCGTCCTGGCCTATGAGCCTGTGTGGGCCATTGGCACGGGCAAGACTGCAACACCCCAACAGGTAGGTAACTGAGCCCAGGAGCCCTGCTCTCATCCCAGCCTGCCACAGGTTTGGACAGACCGACCACCTAGGCCAACCccttattttaaagacagggaaACCTTGAGCCCAGAGACagtgacttgtccaagggcaTCCATTCCATGGCCTGGCTTGGATCTGAGCCTTGGTACTCAGACTCAGACTCAGAAACCATACTAAGTGTCCACTGGTGCCACTGATTTTCCCTTTTAGAGAGGCAGAAAAGATAAGGCTAGCTTCTTGTTCTAGGCCCAGGAAGTACACGAGAAGCTCCGAGGGTGGCTTAAGTCCAATGTCtctgatgcagtggctcagagCACCCGTATCATTTATGGAGGTGAGTGGCTTTGCTTCGCGGCTGAGGTGGAGTGGGCTGAGGGCAAGACTGAGCCCTGGGACATGGAGGTGGGGTAGGGCTACTCATCCCATCCTTGACCAAGCCCTTGTTCTGCTCCCTTCCCAGGCTCTGTGACCGGGGCAACCTGCAAGGAGCTGGCCAGCCAGCCTGATGTGGATGGCTTCCTCGTGGGTGGTGCTTCCCTCAAACCCGAATTCGTGGACATCATCAATGCCAAACAATGAGGCCCATCCATCTTCCCTATCTTTCCTGCCAAGCCAGGGACTAAGCAGCCCAGAAGCCCAGTAACTGCCCCTCCCTGCACATGCTTCTGATGGTGTCATCTGCCCCCTCTTGTGGCCTCATCCAAACTGTACCTTCCTTTACCGTTTATATCTTCACCCTGTAATGGTTGGGACCAGGCCAGTCCCTTCTCCACTTACTATAATGGTTGGAACTAAACGTCACCAAGGTGGCTTCTCCTTGGCTGAGAAGTGGAAGGGGTGAAATTTACTAGTGGGTCCCCTAGGCCctagtgagggagggagagaaaccaTCCTCACCGTGAGGCCAAGATCCTCCCCTCAGAAACCAGCAGTGCTGCCCTCTCCCATGGtgcccatgcctgtgtgtgtgtgtatgtgaaccACCCACGTGTGAGGGAATAAACACCTGGCACTAGGTCTTGTGGTCTGTCCGCCTTCACTGGACTTGTCCATAAATCTTCCTTTTTGAGGCAGCTATAGAAATTATCCCTtgtgcaaaaaaacaaaaccataaacaGGTTGTAACAACACCTCTTAGTATTTTTACTTCAAAAACTGTTTTGCGTAGCAGACTGCCATAGCCTTGAATGCTGGCTcgctctcttcctccctctgagTGGCTCTGGGGCTGTTGATTTCCCCAGAGCTTGGGTTGGGGTAGGGGCCCAGCCTCACTGGCTTTCAGTAGCTGGTCTAGGCCAGCAGTGCCTCCCTACCTCCTCAAGGGCAGGGGTGGTGGCAAGGCCCCAGCACAGTCTGTGGTATCACAGGGCTCACTGGTAGAGCAGGTAGCGCTTCATGGCAGGGGGCAAGGGCAGGGCAGATACCTGGCCAAGCCGGGTATCCCCCAGGGTGTGGCGCACACACAGGCGACTCAGGTGCAGAAGGGAGTGTGGCTCCgctgggagagagaaggaggggaaggtgAGTATGGGTACAGCCACCAGCCAGATGTCCTCAAACTACAGGGTCCTACCCAGATGCCTTTCTGCTTTCCTGCTTCGAGTGTGCCCACCTTAGCTCAAAGGGAGATCTGAGATGCCCCGAAGTGCTGCCTCCCAGTGAAGATTTCACACATCCCTAGTCAGAGCTGGGGGTGAAGTGCTGGTTAAGGCCCTCTAAGCGACAGGCCAAGGTAGCTCGGACCGTAGTGGAGCTGGCCCAGGCTTTGACTCCAGAGGCTTGGGAGCTGGGGCTGAGGTGAGGAAGGATGGTCCTCCACTCTGCAGCTCACACAACTGCAGAGAGCAGCTCCAAGCCCTGGCCCCAGTCAGTTCCTGGGGAGGCTCCTCCCCTGCTGCCCCACCCTaaggccctgcctcctccctgaTGCCCAGGGCCCCAGTGGCTCCATCCTGAGGTCTGGCTGAGGAAGGAAGTAGGTATATGGCACAGAGGTCAGAGCCCAGGGAATTCCGTATACACACTGGCTGCCTGGCTCTGCCTGTCGTCCTCCTTTTGGACCTGTACGCCAAACCCAGTACCTAACCCTTTGTATCTCTTGCTCAGGGGTTGGGTGATCTCCTGAACGCCCTCAGCCCTGGAGTGCCTCCCTCCATTCTGAAGGTTCACCACTTACTGGCCAAGAGAACTTGAGAAAGTTGCTTTCTCAGGCCTGTTTAACCTCTATTGGTATTGGATTAAATTAAATAACAGCTGTGAAGACCCCTAGCCTTTCCCAGCACTGAACAGAGAAGAGGCAGGTTGGATGAAGGTCCATCCCCTCTACTCTTGTCAAGAGTTTCCATCCCAAACCGCTGCCACCAGGGACAGAAAGTTCTCCCCAAACCTGCCCAATGCCTCACCTCTCCTTTCGCCCAGGTAGCGGATGCGGACCTGGCACTGGCCCCAGACAGCGCTTACTGCCGGATAGAGGGTCCTGCCCTTCAGTCCACGGAAGGCTGGCCCCAGGTAGGTGCCCCCAATAGCGTAGCCCAGGGTTCCCTCCTCCATGTCCAGAACCACCAGCAGCCTCTCTGGCACCTCCAGCTGCTCACCCTGAGTTCCCGTTGGATACTGGGGGGCCCCGGGCCCCTTGCTCTGATGGTACAGCTTTCCCCGGCCGATGTCCCAGCCCCACGACTCGCTGTTGCTGCCCAGCAGCGCCGCGTAGTGGTCAGCCTGTAGCGGGGCGAGGGCCGTGGCCACGCCCACCACGGCATGCGTGCCCCTCTGCTCTGGGGGCCAGCTGATCTCCCAGGCGTGCAGGCCCCTCGAGTAGCCCCTCTTACCCCGGGCCCCATCAGTGCTCTGGGCCACGGGCCGCCGCTCAAAGTACAACCCCCTTTCCTTGACCTCGATGTTCTCTGAACAGTCTTTGGGATTCCAACCGTGGCGCCGTTGGGTCCCCAGGTCAGGAGGGGGTGCAGACAGCAGCTCTCCCAAGCCCTCGGGACAGGAGAGGTCTGGGTACAGggcctgtggggtgggggtgctgtTGCTGCCCCCTGCCAGGGCCGTCTGGCCCATGGAAGTGAGGAGTTGGAGAACTCCTCGAAAGAGGCTTGCTGGGGCGTCTCCTGAAAGTTGAGCTCCAGTGTGGAATTGACCTGGAAGGGAGTTGGGGTAGAAGGGGTGTGAAGAGCAGAATCCTGGCGGCGGCTCCTCACCCAGGCACCCCATCCTTTCACCCAAGTTTGCCAGCTGGCCCGTTCCTCCCTCCTCGCTGCCCCAGAGCTCCTGGGCCCATCATCTGCCTTCGCCCCATCTATCCCAGATGGCCCGAGACTCTCGCGAGTTTCCCCACTTAGGGCCTCAGCATGGACCATCCCCCTTTCCCGTCCTGAGCCCTCGCCGCTGCCCCCAAACCTCGGTTGGCTTCCCAGCCCTGGAAGTTGCCGGGCTTCTGCAGGAGCCGGACGGAAAGAAGCCGGAGCGCGCCGGGCGCAGACCGCCAGCCGCTTCCGCCCCCAGAACCTCCCCAGGGCCGCGCCCGCTCTGCGGCCCCGCCCCTCCTGGACGTTAACCGTCTCCTCGCCGTCCCGGGCCGCGCAGCCCCGAGGCCACGCCCCTGCGGAGCTCCGCCCCCTAGGGGCAGTTACCCCTTTCCTAGGCCGCAGCCGTGGTGCCCACCCGCGACGGTTAACCTTAGATCTCCTCTCCGGGCTGCGACCCGGCCCTAGGTCCCTCCGCAATGGCGAAGTTGGGTGGTTAACCCTTCTCTCGCTGCGACGGAGTCCGCACATGGGCAGGCCCAGCTCAGAATCAACGCTTTGATGGCATCACCACCTCGGGAATCCCTGGGGATGGTGTTCTCCACCGTCAAGACCTTTGAGCCGCCTGTGCAACCAACTCCTGCGCCTCTGAGGATAAGGAGCATGGGGTCAAGGAGGGGCTCCATTGTGCTGACTCCCATTTCCATTTCCCTGTGATTCTGGGTCACTGTTTCTGGGTTGGTCCCTTTCTGCTCGGGTTGTGAGTCAGCCTGTGCCACCTCTGTGGCTCTGAACTCTGTCAAGCTCTGAGCTGTACGTGTCATAGTTCTCCCTGCTGGTCCAGTCTTCACACTGGATGCCAATCCATTACTGAGCCGTTGATCTCATTTGGTAGAGTGTCCTGGCTAAGACTTCAGGTTTGGGTGAAGCTATGCCACTAGTTAGCTGTGTGATGCTGGGGAACCTGCCatattactgttttgtttttgagacagggtattgctctgtcacccaggctggagttcagtggcgccatcgcagcccactgcagccttgacgtccTGGGctagatcctcctacctcagcctcccaagtagctgggactacaggcatttgctaccatgcccagctaattaaaaaaattttttttagagatgggggtctcatcaCGTTGCCCAGCccggtctcaaacttttgggctcaagtgattctcctgccttggcctcccaaagtgctgggatttcaggcatgagccactgtgccctgccccagATTTGTGTAGTTTTCTGTAAAGTAGAATGGGAGCAATGATGGTacttacctcacagggttgttgtgcaGTTGAAATAATCCAGGTAAAGCATGTAACACAGAGCCGGGGACACAGTATGCACTCACCAAGCATAGCTGTCGGTGTGCTTACGCCGACACTATAAGGAGGCAGTGGCCAAGGACACTATAAGGAGGCAGTGGCCAAGGATGCAGCTGTGGAAGCAGACTGCCTGGGCATGAGTACCTGAAGGCCAGTGtgtgtatgaccttgggcaaatcactgaACCTCCCTGTGCCTGTTTCTTTCTAAGACAGAGATCACAGTAGTGTCTATTGCATGGGGTTGGTAGTGAGGATCCAATGAGGTTATCGTTGTAACATTTGGAACAGCTTCTGGTTTGCATTTAATGATTTGTGCTAAGCACTGGAGATGAAGCAGTGAATCCTTAAGGAGGTTACAAAGACTTTTATAAAACAATGTATCATGGAGTAATAGTAAATGATATTATggagataaaagaataaaaggaatagGACTCCTATCCAGGGTTCAAGCAGCTAGGAAAGGAACATGTCCTTGAGGAGGTGACACCTGGGCTGAATCTTAGAGGATGACTAGGAATTGGGCTGAGACGGGCCCCTTCTCTGCAGTATGGAGGTTGGGTTAGGGTTGCTGCATGTAGAAGACATTCTAGACAGGAGTCTGCAGGAAAAAAACCAAGAAGCTGCAGGTGGGTTTGGGGAAGTACGATAGCTTCACGATTGCTACAGCCAGGAAGGAAGCATGAGAGGGAGCAGAGAAGTAGACATGAAGTCACAGAGGCCTTCTAGGCTGAGTTAAggaatgtaaatattttcccatAAGACAGGCCAGTGATGGGGAGCCACTGTAGGATAGAAGCAGGAGAGGAACATGGTCAGATATGCgtttgatttattttcatattgtgagccagggtctcactttatcacccaggctgtagtggagTAGTGTGATCATGATTCATGGCAGCCACAACCTCCTGAGCTCgggccatcctcccacttcagcctcctgagtagctgggactacaggtgcatgccaccatgctgaactaatttatttttatttttaaaaattttaaattattatcttttagttttaaaaatagagacagagtctcagtctcattctgttgcccaggctggtctcctactcctgggtcaagtgatcctcctgcctcagtgtcccaaagtgctgggaatacaggcatgagccgctgtgcctggccagatctgCATTTTGGGAAAACCACCCTGACAGCAATGTAGAGGAAGCTTCAAGGGAAATAGGACTGGAAGCAAAGACACCATTTCTAGCAGCCCAGGTGACAAGTGTGGAGAACCTAAAATAGGACAGtagaaataagaatgaaaagaatTCAAGAAACACTAATGAAATGGCAAGATCCTGTGACTGATTAGATGTGGAgttaaggccgggtgcggtggctcacgcctgtaatcccagcactttgggaggctgaggcaggtggatcacctaaggtcaggagttcaaaaccagcctggccaacatggtgtaaccccatctctactaaaaatacaaaaattagccaggtgtaatggtgggcacctggaatcccagctacttgggagggtgaagcaggagaattgcttgaacgtgggaggtggagattgcagtgagccgtgatgacgctagtgcactccagccagggcggcaggaaaaaaaaaaaagtttctagccTGGAAAAATTGATTGAATGATGGTGCCACCAATCAAGATGGAGATGACAGAGGAGTaactgggggcaggggcaggagggtgggagagggagatGGTGAGTTCAGTTTAGGATGTGTTTTTGAGGTGTCTGAGCCACAAGCAAATAGAACCATCCAGAACACACTAGAAAATGGCAGGTCTGGAGGCCGAATGAGAGGCCTGGGATGGAGACAGGGATTTGGGAGGGGTGTCAGCCTTTAGTCAGGAGTTCAACTATGAGAATCGGTGAGTGAAATATGGGTGAGGTGAGAGAGAGTGCAGAGCAAGAGGAGGATCGAAGAGAGCGCAACaatctagaaaataaatttttcattacTTACAAGATTGTTTTGGTCAAAGGTTACTGGCAACCTTAGTGAGACAGCGAGGTTGAAGGGGCTGGACTGTCACTGCGCTACAAGCTTCATGTTTTgaaggaatagaaaatgaaaagtaaattacAATCATGTCACATAGTTAAAGTTACCTGAGAAAATCCCttagtaggctgggtgcagtggctcattcttgtaatcctaccactttcagaggttgaagcaggagcttgagcccaggagtttgagaccaacctgggcaacgtagtgagaccccatctctaccaaaagaaataaacaaataaataataataataaaataggcccagtgcagtggctcccagcactttgggaggccgagccaggcagattgcttgaggttgggagtttgagaccagcctcagcatgctgaaaccccttctctactaaaataatacaaaaattagccaagtgtggtggcaggcgcctgtaatcccagctactcaggaagctgaggcaggagaactgcttcaacccaggaggcggagagtgGAGCGAGCCGAGATTTGCTTCACAGGTTTTTTTGAATCTTGATTgcacatacagatttttttttagtttttttttttctttttttttcttgccacttTGGAGATAGACTTGTATGCTAGCATGGAAGGGAATTGTTTTTTCGGTTGATTGCCTAACAACTTGCTTGATGGCCTTTCAGATGGATCATGTTATACAGAAAGGAAGTATTTGAAAACACTACAAtctaggctgggcaccatggctcatgcctgtaatcccaccactttgggaaggcGAGGTGcatgaatcacgaggtcaggagttcaagaccagcctggccaagatggtgaaacccgtctctactaaaaatacaagaaaattagccaggtgtggtggcaggcacctgtaatcccagctacagctactcgggaggctgaggcagagaactgcttgaacccgggaggcagaagttgcagtgagccaagatagtgccattacactccagcctgggcgaagagtaagactccgtctcaaaaacgacaacaaaaaaacactacaATCTAGTTTAAGACACAAAACAGTAGAATCACTGTCAGCTTCACAAGATACACACTGAAGGGCCCAGAACTGGGGCCAAGAGAACATAGCCTTCCATCTCTTAGTCACACGGAATGGGGCCTGGCCCCACTCTGCCCTGTTTATTCTGAGCATTGTTAAATGAGTCTGCAATGAAACGCCATGTTTACTTCAATCCTCACAACAAAGATAACCCAATTTTCAGATTCttaaactgaggcttagaaaagttAAACGCCTTGTCCAAGACCGCAGAACTGGAAAATGGCAATGTCAGGATCCAACTCCAGAAAGCCTCCCCTGGTAGTGGGAGGAAATGGCAAATGACGCAGccgaatttattttttctttctgagacggagtcttgctctgtccccaggctggaatgcagtagcgtgatctcgattcaccgcaacctccgcctcctgggttcaagtgattctcctgcctcagcgtcctgagtagctgggactacaggcacgccaccacaccaggctattttttgtatttttagtagagacagggtttcaccatgttgtccaggatggtcttggtcactggacctcgtgatccgccggcctcggctctcaaagtgctgggattacaggcgggagacACGGCGCCCGtccagtaaatttttaaaaccgGGATTCTCTGCCGCCGCCGGGCCCTGGGCCAACGCCCTGCCCCGCCCGCCCAGCGCCCACGCCCCACCCCGCGCAGCCGCCCAGGTGCTAGTTACGTAACCGCTGCAAAGCTTGCGCCAAGGCTCGCAGCAGGGGGCGGGGGAGGTGCTGACTCACGCCGGCCCAGCGGTCACGTGAGCGGGGGCGCAGCAAGCTGACGGTAGGAGTGCCTCCCGGGCGCCCCACAGCGGCCGCATGCGTCGCAGGACCTTCTCCCAGCAGCTCAAGCCTTAAGTCGCGACAGAAACCGGAGCCCACCACCCAGGGGTCTCCCCGCCAGTATCTTCCCTGGCCCCAGCGCTGAGGTTCACACCTGGAACATTCTGGCCCAGAACAAAAAAGACCCAAGGCGGACACGGGGGCCTGAGGCTGAAAGTCCCTGCTCTGCAGCCAGGGCCGCTAAACCTGCTGCTGAGGGCGACTCTAGCCCGGGTTCCAGAAGGGAGTGTAAGGGACTGAGTGCTTGTGGGAAATTTCCTAATTGAGGCTTACCCCCTAAAGTTCTTTATGTTCTAAAGGGTTCCATTCCATCAGCCTCAAAATGTTTCCTTCCCCATCCCTCTTTCTATTAGGGTGGTTATGTCTAGGGACTCTCCACTGCGAGAGAATCATTTTGTTCTCCCTGAGGAGGGAGAGTAACACCCCCCACAGGCaccaaggaaggagaactgtccagaccccaggcacCTGACGAATATGTTacagtgttattactcagctgtttcctttatataatcctttatagaTAATCCTATGTTAGTATATAGAATTAGTAcctgaagtataacttactgcttatatatatctagcttatatagtCATACTTAATACTTATATCTGACATACTTAGTTCTATATATAATCTTTCTGTATAATCATACAGGTATTGTAGtcagagctgtactgacacatttagtgctgatttatataatccttccgTATAGCCATatagtatttttgaaaaattctttccatatagtagtttgtagtaggaggaatgcccagagcagtcacagaacagaagtaGTACACGGGAAAACAGCCAAATCAGGACAAGAACTAAAGACCCAGGCAATggcatccctgcctgaaagggcatttgctgtatggcaggcttggagcaagagcctgtcctcctgataaaggagttgtagtaccttgcatccagttcctgtggaaagtaggcctcaagcctgagatcctggaaataactgagggagaagaacacctctggtgtgaccagtcacagtGGCTGTACATCCTGGCAGTCATTTCTCatttctgtgctagctcaaatcatctTAAGAACCCAAGTCTGTCAactcccactgcattggcttacagtatccttaGAAATCCTTTGAAATCTCCAGTCCCCAGATAAGAAGTGCTGCACATGACccctgttgcacacagcccacctccttgcctcggtgacctaatggggggtggaccccttttctgtacacaaCCCTCTACTACTGTGCA
This window contains:
- the SPSB2 gene encoding SPRY domain-containing SOCS box protein 2, with amino-acid sequence MGQTALAGGSNSTPTPQALYPDLSCPEGLGELLSAPPPDLGTQRRHGWNPKDCSENIEVKERGLYFERRPVAQSTDGARGKRGYSRGLHAWEISWPPEQRGTHAVVGVATALAPLQADHYAALLGSNSESWGWDIGRGKLYHQSKGPGAPQYPTGTQGEQLEVPERLLVVLDMEEGTLGYAIGGTYLGPAFRGLKGRTLYPAVSAVWGQCQVRIRYLGERRAEPHSLLHLSRLCVRHTLGDTRLGQVSALPLPPAMKRYLLYQ